A stretch of Amycolatopsis balhimycina FH 1894 DNA encodes these proteins:
- a CDS encoding ParB N-terminal domain-containing protein, translated as MPGRLPGDVTTPSDLADLISSITSVGLLQPVLVEEIDPSDGTHPAMKLAAGERRLRACRWGAVNRPDNPHFAALPAVVCPGPLPDEERRIWQLVENLARESLRPGELAAAVGTGPASSGGYVGDLPRVAGVRARPQFDRRAPCDGPSGAAHPSDLA; from the coding sequence CTGCCGGGCCGGCTCCCTGGCGACGTCACCACGCCGTCTGACCTCGCGGACCTGATCTCCTCTATCACCAGCGTCGGACTCCTGCAGCCGGTGCTGGTCGAGGAGATCGACCCGAGCGACGGGACGCATCCGGCGATGAAGCTGGCCGCAGGGGAGCGGCGGCTGCGCGCGTGCCGGTGGGGTGCGGTCAACCGGCCGGACAACCCGCACTTCGCCGCGCTGCCCGCGGTGGTCTGCCCGGGGCCGCTGCCGGACGAAGAGCGTCGGATCTGGCAGCTCGTGGAGAACCTCGCCCGGGAAAGCCTCCGCCCGGGCGAGCTCGCCGCTGCTGTCGGCACAGGGCCCGCCAGTTCGGGTGGGTATGTGGGGGACCTGCCCCGAGTCGCCGGAGTCCGCGCACGTCCGCAGTTCGATCGCCGCGCCCCGTGCGACGGACCCTCGGGCGCTGCTCACCCTTCTGACCTGGCATGA
- a CDS encoding TauD/TfdA family dioxygenase — translation MAEVAALVVTNIEQQQILHLATQLEVSPQKQQEYCTQAGLLAADLPVRLRGRIEEFFSRSHGSALIISNLPMGTVPPTPQGNSTHVGQGTLLARVQAIINQRLGSMIAYETQASGQLFHDLAPSIDEGSLQTSVSYDVELDGHTEQCFSPLRPDFLSLACLRSDPSAHTYIFPAVEITQCMSPDQRDRLFEPMWETGVDTSFRMLDQGFGLTATRGPISLLQGDYNEPFITIDETLTKGLTVESQDLLDLVITLYRERRTKIVLVAGDLLILDNKRSMHGRSSYPARLDGTDRFLLRTFIAQSGRAIEFAMRADSCVILAKYS, via the coding sequence ATGGCTGAGGTCGCCGCCTTAGTGGTAACAAACATTGAACAACAGCAGATCCTCCACTTGGCAACGCAGCTTGAAGTAAGCCCGCAAAAACAGCAAGAATACTGCACTCAAGCCGGCCTTTTGGCAGCCGACCTTCCGGTGCGCCTCCGTGGCCGCATTGAGGAATTCTTTAGTCGATCACACGGATCTGCTCTAATTATCTCTAATCTCCCTATGGGGACGGTCCCGCCGACCCCTCAAGGAAATAGTACCCATGTCGGGCAAGGTACTCTGCTCGCCCGAGTGCAAGCGATCATTAATCAGCGATTGGGGTCGATGATCGCCTATGAAACCCAAGCATCGGGGCAACTATTTCACGATCTCGCCCCCTCAATTGACGAGGGGAGTCTTCAGACGAGCGTTAGCTACGACGTTGAACTTGATGGGCATACCGAGCAATGTTTTAGTCCACTCCGACCTGATTTCTTGAGTCTTGCATGTCTGAGATCCGATCCAAGTGCTCATACGTACATCTTCCCGGCTGTCGAGATAACCCAATGCATGTCGCCGGATCAGCGCGATAGATTATTTGAGCCTATGTGGGAAACCGGTGTAGATACCTCATTTAGAATGCTCGATCAAGGGTTCGGTTTGACGGCTACACGTGGCCCGATTTCGCTGCTGCAAGGAGACTACAACGAGCCATTTATCACCATAGATGAAACTCTCACCAAGGGGCTAACTGTTGAATCGCAAGATCTGCTAGACCTGGTAATCACGCTGTATCGTGAGCGTCGAACCAAGATTGTTCTTGTAGCCGGAGATCTCCTTATTCTCGACAACAAGAGATCCATGCATGGACGTTCCTCCTACCCGGCCCGCCTGGACGGCACCGATCGATTTCTGCTAAGGACGTTCATTGCCCAGTCTGGTCGGGCAATTGAATTTGCAATGCGCGCCGACTCTTGCGTTATTTTGGCCAAATACAGCTAA
- a CDS encoding FCD domain-containing protein: protein MRGALEDLAVEQVIAHASDEDLAVIEKATGAMGHATDPHVMVGLDIAFHDAVFAAAGHRRLVAAWEAIRCQVHLFPLTRIGRSTEGYLGGIPQEHHALAAALRARDLAALRLFAAHRRHAMDVLTSSPV, encoded by the coding sequence CTGCGCGGCGCGCTCGAGGACCTCGCGGTCGAGCAGGTGATCGCGCACGCGTCGGACGAGGATCTCGCCGTCATCGAGAAGGCGACTGGGGCGATGGGCCACGCCACGGATCCGCACGTGATGGTGGGCCTGGACATCGCGTTCCACGATGCTGTCTTCGCCGCCGCCGGCCATCGGCGTCTCGTCGCGGCCTGGGAGGCCATCCGGTGCCAGGTCCACCTGTTCCCGCTGACCCGCATCGGCCGCAGTACCGAGGGGTACCTCGGCGGTATCCCGCAGGAGCACCACGCTCTGGCCGCGGCCCTGCGCGCCCGGGACCTCGCGGCACTCCGCCTCTTTGCCGCTCACCGCCGTCACGCGATGGACGTGCTCACCAGTTCGCCGGTCTGA
- a CDS encoding replication-relaxation family protein: MDGSCGRSSRPRLRFGSGRPIAVAVRAGVSFFVAGERESAWDARALRWLGSMAGAGRTVANGDQAHVSAARAAGHQRADLSGTGDRRGVVIVDAVLHYVLEEAGRRSQRTLFVELDRATMPVARLARKLAGYIRCHDHALAGACRKPAWRERYPRFPRVLIVLSGSEQPVLERRLADLRAHAQAMPLVSTAAGRVDLVATTLPRLQDHGPLTPAAMPLLGDPRWVSVFGRLS; encoded by the coding sequence GTGGACGGCAGTTGCGGTCGGTCATCCCGGCCACGCCTTCGGTTCGGTAGCGGTCGGCCAATTGCGGTCGCTGTCCGCGCTGGCGTCAGTTTTTTCGTTGCTGGGGAACGGGAATCCGCGTGGGATGCTCGCGCGCTGCGCTGGCTCGGCAGTATGGCTGGTGCTGGCCGAACCGTCGCGAATGGAGATCAGGCACACGTCAGCGCAGCCAGGGCCGCCGGGCATCAGCGGGCGGATCTGAGCGGCACGGGAGATCGACGGGGCGTCGTGATCGTCGACGCCGTCCTGCACTACGTCCTCGAAGAGGCCGGACGCCGGTCCCAGCGGACGCTGTTCGTCGAGCTGGACCGCGCGACGATGCCGGTCGCTCGGCTGGCCCGCAAGCTTGCCGGCTACATCCGCTGTCACGACCACGCCCTAGCTGGGGCATGCCGGAAGCCCGCATGGCGAGAGCGGTATCCCCGGTTCCCGCGGGTCCTGATTGTCCTGTCCGGTTCCGAGCAGCCCGTGCTCGAGCGCCGGCTCGCCGACCTGCGCGCGCACGCCCAGGCCATGCCCCTCGTGAGCACCGCGGCCGGACGGGTCGACCTGGTCGCAACCACTCTGCCCCGGCTTCAGGATCACGGCCCGCTGACGCCGGCGGCGATGCCGCTGCTGGGTGACCCGCGGTGGGTGAGTGTGTTCGGCCGGCTGTCATGA
- a CDS encoding SgcJ/EcaC family oxidoreductase, protein MRKVRMSAIVATTVAAAAVVTGCAAGATASPAPAPAAPAHPTQQQIADLFPQWNAALATGDPQRVADLYAPDAVLLPTVSNQVRRTRAEIVDYFTKFLKDKPQGVIEDESVDVLDADTAINTGVYQFTLTKDGKAQLVRARYTYVYELRDGKWLIVNHHSSAMPER, encoded by the coding sequence ATGCGCAAGGTTCGGATGAGTGCGATCGTGGCGACGACGGTGGCGGCCGCGGCGGTGGTGACCGGGTGCGCCGCCGGGGCCACCGCGTCCCCCGCCCCCGCACCGGCGGCCCCGGCCCACCCTACCCAGCAACAGATCGCGGACCTGTTCCCCCAGTGGAACGCCGCGCTGGCCACTGGCGACCCGCAGCGGGTCGCCGATCTCTACGCGCCGGACGCGGTCCTGCTGCCCACGGTGTCCAACCAGGTCCGCCGCACCCGGGCCGAGATCGTCGACTACTTCACCAAGTTCTTGAAGGACAAGCCACAAGGCGTGATCGAGGACGAGAGCGTCGATGTCCTCGACGCCGACACCGCCATCAACACCGGCGTCTACCAGTTCACCCTGACCAAGGACGGCAAGGCACAGCTGGTGCGGGCGCGCTACACCTACGTCTACGAACTGCGCGACGGCAAGTGGCTCATCGTGAACCACCACTCATCGGCGATGCCCGAGAGGTAG
- a CDS encoding class I SAM-dependent methyltransferase: MKRTRRVSVERLVLALSGLASVTVGLLDLVGLLDVPALAQKLPQLTLLVGGLVLTVLAINVPMWSSRLRDELVELRNDMKNNNVDLRGEIGRLATHVSSSHIDTFPSLIEQVDPALLRVFRPYLEASFRTPTQVLNERRFQLNDMESYRNYHRRAHEENSGSTFFATSLPYRKWFWLGDYVERTIKNFVAAGGSITRIFFIRDDEEVTDSAEVQGVLGAQVKLGVEVLLVNVMQVPPYLRKFFLVESAQKFGWEAIRGPDDRVTSLNVTANPADTARYYSMFQQLRQMAVPYNPGSILSQQIGAGGHVSVNTSQDPVAFREFEFSGWQGAVEKYHMAWGRLTQKAASSLLDAIGVTESTKLLDVASGPGYAAAIAADRKADVLGMDFSPQMVQKAQSLFPHVTFQEGDAEGLPFEKETFDAISMNFGMLHLGNPEKAISEAFRVLKRGGRFGFTVWAPPEEAVGFSVILKAVSEYGQHVTVPHGPDFFYYSRPDECRVALTAAGFGAPKVILLDLTWQLDDLDDLFSAFLHGTARTGGLLRAQDAPTRNKIEKRVRETGRQFQNGDGSVSIPMPAILAVGTKN, from the coding sequence GTGAAGCGAACCAGGCGTGTGTCGGTCGAGCGGCTTGTTCTTGCGTTGTCCGGCCTCGCCAGTGTCACCGTTGGCCTGCTTGACCTCGTTGGGCTCCTCGACGTACCTGCGCTTGCGCAGAAGTTGCCGCAGTTGACGTTGCTGGTGGGCGGCCTGGTACTGACGGTTCTCGCTATCAATGTACCGATGTGGTCGAGTCGACTACGCGACGAGCTCGTTGAACTGCGCAATGATATGAAAAACAACAACGTAGATCTGCGAGGCGAGATTGGCAGGCTTGCAACGCATGTCTCTTCGTCGCATATCGACACGTTTCCATCTCTCATCGAACAGGTGGACCCCGCTCTACTTAGGGTATTTCGTCCTTATCTGGAGGCATCGTTCAGAACGCCGACACAAGTGTTGAATGAGCGACGGTTCCAGTTAAACGATATGGAAAGCTATCGCAATTACCACCGGCGAGCGCACGAGGAAAATTCGGGTTCGACTTTCTTTGCGACCAGTCTTCCTTATCGTAAATGGTTTTGGCTGGGAGATTATGTTGAGCGAACAATCAAGAATTTCGTAGCAGCTGGCGGCTCGATTACCCGAATCTTCTTTATACGTGATGATGAGGAAGTGACGGATTCCGCAGAGGTGCAAGGGGTTCTGGGCGCTCAAGTCAAACTGGGGGTCGAAGTGCTTCTGGTGAATGTCATGCAAGTTCCACCGTATCTCCGAAAGTTCTTCTTGGTGGAAAGTGCGCAAAAGTTCGGCTGGGAAGCAATCCGTGGACCGGATGATAGGGTTACCAGTCTCAACGTGACGGCGAACCCTGCTGATACTGCGCGCTACTATTCTATGTTTCAACAGCTACGGCAAATGGCTGTTCCATATAACCCTGGCTCGATACTGAGTCAACAAATCGGCGCAGGAGGTCACGTGTCAGTTAATACGTCGCAAGATCCGGTAGCTTTCCGGGAATTTGAGTTCTCAGGCTGGCAAGGCGCGGTGGAGAAATACCATATGGCTTGGGGGCGCTTGACGCAAAAGGCTGCAAGCTCGTTGCTTGACGCTATTGGCGTGACTGAATCCACCAAGCTCCTTGATGTCGCCAGTGGCCCAGGTTACGCTGCTGCAATTGCGGCGGATCGTAAGGCAGATGTTCTTGGCATGGACTTTTCTCCACAGATGGTCCAAAAAGCTCAATCTCTATTTCCCCATGTCACGTTCCAGGAGGGTGATGCCGAGGGTTTGCCCTTCGAGAAAGAGACTTTCGATGCGATCTCAATGAATTTTGGAATGCTGCATCTCGGCAATCCTGAGAAAGCTATCAGCGAGGCGTTTCGAGTCCTAAAACGAGGCGGCCGATTTGGCTTTACTGTATGGGCGCCGCCAGAGGAGGCTGTGGGATTTTCTGTCATCCTCAAGGCTGTCAGCGAATACGGCCAGCATGTGACTGTTCCCCATGGTCCTGACTTCTTCTATTACAGTCGCCCGGATGAGTGTCGAGTTGCTCTTACTGCCGCAGGATTTGGGGCGCCGAAGGTCATACTGCTCGATTTGACATGGCAACTTGACGACCTGGATGATCTTTTTTCGGCGTTTCTGCACGGGACAGCGCGGACTGGTGGCCTGCTTCGCGCGCAAGATGCTCCCACCCGCAACAAGATCGAGAAACGCGTGCGGGAAACTGGTCGACAGTTCCAGAATGGAGATGGAAGCGTTTCGATCCCCATGCCGGCGATACTTGCGGTAGGAACAAAAAACTAA
- a CDS encoding HAMP domain-containing histidine kinase, with protein MKGPTSLNRRLVVSYVLLVAIAIAAFTVPVAFVLTGQLRGDVETSVRREADTAALLLSAGDLPSRQALARLAEAYEKETPGRLDAVLADGTAPRPLPVPRAADDPAFRAALAGQVPARWGYAAALDADGLVLAVPAREADGRVVGAIRVSYPSAPLAARQLQIWGFRAVLAMAVLIVAAFLGAFFARRLTRPFRELNQMAGRLRDGELTARAEESGPVETRTLARTLNNAAETIDTLVRAQRAFIADASHQLRTPLTALRLSLDNIADGVHDPEVHEDVDQATAEVVRMSRLVNGLLTLAKAEAAVGSPEPVTIADAVGERLEVWRAVAADRGVELRQEHADGELLAMVSPGHLEQVLDNVLSNALAVSPDGGAVSVSSRRHEGQVLLEVADEGPGMSEAERLRAFDRFWRGQGRTGPSGSGLGLAIVKQLVTDDGGTVTLGTADGGGLCVRIGLPLGHRR; from the coding sequence GTGAAGGGCCCGACGTCGCTGAACCGGCGGCTCGTGGTCAGCTACGTGCTGCTGGTGGCGATCGCGATCGCCGCGTTCACCGTGCCGGTCGCGTTCGTGCTCACCGGCCAGCTGCGCGGGGACGTCGAGACGTCGGTGCGTCGCGAGGCCGACACCGCCGCGTTGCTGTTGTCCGCCGGGGACCTGCCGTCCCGGCAGGCGCTGGCCCGGCTGGCCGAGGCCTACGAGAAGGAGACGCCGGGACGGCTCGACGCCGTGCTCGCGGACGGGACCGCGCCGAGGCCGCTGCCGGTGCCACGCGCCGCGGACGACCCGGCGTTCCGCGCCGCACTGGCCGGGCAGGTGCCGGCCCGCTGGGGGTACGCGGCCGCGTTGGACGCAGACGGGCTCGTCCTCGCGGTGCCCGCCCGCGAAGCCGACGGCCGGGTCGTCGGGGCGATCCGGGTCAGCTACCCGTCGGCGCCGCTGGCCGCGCGGCAGCTGCAGATCTGGGGGTTCCGGGCGGTGCTCGCGATGGCGGTGCTCATCGTCGCCGCGTTCCTGGGCGCGTTCTTCGCCCGGCGGCTGACGCGGCCGTTCCGGGAGCTCAACCAGATGGCCGGGCGGCTGCGTGACGGCGAGCTGACGGCCCGCGCCGAGGAGTCGGGGCCGGTCGAGACCCGCACCCTCGCGCGGACGCTCAACAATGCCGCGGAAACCATCGACACGCTGGTGCGGGCGCAGCGGGCGTTCATCGCCGACGCGTCGCACCAGCTGCGCACGCCGCTGACCGCGTTGCGGCTGTCGCTGGACAACATCGCCGATGGTGTGCACGACCCGGAGGTGCACGAGGACGTCGACCAGGCCACGGCCGAGGTGGTCCGGATGAGCCGGCTGGTCAACGGGCTGCTCACCCTCGCCAAAGCGGAGGCCGCGGTCGGCTCGCCGGAGCCGGTGACGATCGCTGACGCGGTGGGGGAGCGGCTTGAAGTCTGGCGGGCGGTCGCCGCCGACCGTGGTGTCGAGCTGCGTCAGGAGCACGCGGACGGCGAGTTGCTGGCCATGGTCAGCCCTGGGCACCTCGAGCAGGTGCTGGACAACGTGCTGTCGAACGCGCTGGCGGTGTCGCCCGACGGCGGCGCGGTCAGTGTGTCGAGCCGTCGTCACGAGGGGCAGGTGCTGCTGGAGGTCGCCGACGAAGGCCCCGGCATGTCCGAGGCCGAGCGGCTCCGGGCGTTCGACCGGTTCTGGCGGGGCCAGGGCCGGACCGGCCCGTCGGGGTCCGGCCTCGGCCTGGCCATCGTCAAGCAGCTGGTCACCGACGACGGCGGCACCGTGACACTCGGCACTGCGGATGGCGGCGGGCTGTGCGTCCGGATCGGGCTACCTCTCGGGCATCGCCGATGA
- a CDS encoding response regulator transcription factor, which yields MIVFVRVLLVEDDQPIADSLRRGLVRYGYEVVWVRTGAEALAAGPADMVLLDLGLPDVDGLDVCRELRARGDVPIIVISARADEVDRVVGLEIGADDYVSKPFGVREVIARMRAVLRRVQPAAKPAEPESLSGGRLVIDRRARRVHVDGADAELALSPKEYDLLAFLADAPGAALTREQIMEAVWDANWFGPTKTLDVHIGALRRKLGDAAVVETVRGVGFRLVAGG from the coding sequence ATGATCGTGTTCGTGCGGGTGTTGCTGGTGGAGGACGACCAGCCGATCGCCGACTCGCTGCGGCGTGGTCTGGTGCGGTACGGCTACGAGGTCGTGTGGGTTCGGACGGGCGCTGAGGCGCTGGCCGCCGGGCCCGCGGACATGGTGCTGCTCGATCTGGGGCTGCCCGATGTGGACGGTCTCGACGTCTGCCGGGAGCTGCGGGCGCGGGGTGACGTGCCGATCATCGTGATCAGCGCGCGGGCCGACGAGGTCGACCGGGTGGTCGGGCTGGAGATCGGGGCCGACGACTACGTGTCGAAGCCGTTCGGGGTCCGTGAGGTGATCGCGCGGATGCGGGCGGTGCTGCGCCGGGTGCAGCCGGCCGCGAAGCCCGCTGAACCGGAGTCGTTGTCCGGTGGGCGGCTCGTGATCGACCGGCGGGCGCGGCGGGTGCACGTGGACGGTGCCGATGCCGAGCTGGCGCTGTCGCCGAAGGAGTACGACCTGCTGGCTTTCCTTGCGGACGCGCCGGGCGCGGCGCTGACCCGTGAGCAGATCATGGAGGCCGTCTGGGACGCGAACTGGTTCGGCCCGACGAAGACGCTGGATGTCCACATTGGAGCATTGCGCCGCAAGCTCGGAGACGCGGCTGTGGTGGAAACCGTGCGCGGGGTGGGGTTCCGACTGGTGGCCGGCGGGTGA
- a CDS encoding response regulator transcription factor, with protein sequence MPDLDTGNACHRYYISVEFFRTVGLLHITAGTAKTHVAHLLLKLAARDRVQLVITAYQAGLVTP encoded by the coding sequence GTGCCAGACCTGGACACCGGCAACGCTTGCCATCGTTACTACATCAGTGTTGAATTTTTCCGGACCGTAGGGCTGCTGCACATCACCGCCGGAACCGCCAAGACCCACGTCGCCCACCTGCTGCTCAAGCTCGCCGCCCGCGACCGCGTGCAACTGGTGATTACGGCCTACCAAGCCGGTCTGGTCACGCCTTGA
- a CDS encoding aminoglycoside phosphotransferase family protein, which yields MTGEDVLQNKPHRRVVRIGDTVRRPTYPWSPAVHALLRHLEAVGFPRAPRVLGVDEEDREVLTYLEGESGPQGWAKVVDDAGLTRFARLLRDYHDAVAGFRPSDELSWFTGESGTGSDELIRHGDFGPWNVVWQGEQPVGILDWDYARPGTRLHDVAYALEYVAPFRDDAECLEWLRYPHSPHRRHRLELFAGVYGLTSTSGLVDAVIEVQRDGIEQVRKLAGAGYQPQVDWVAKGLLVELTNRLAWSRAHRHMFE from the coding sequence GTGACCGGTGAAGACGTGTTGCAGAACAAGCCGCATCGGCGTGTTGTACGAATCGGCGACACCGTCCGCAGGCCCACCTATCCGTGGTCGCCGGCAGTCCATGCTCTGCTGCGGCATTTGGAGGCCGTGGGCTTCCCGCGTGCACCTCGCGTGCTGGGCGTTGACGAGGAAGACCGGGAGGTTCTGACGTATCTGGAGGGCGAGTCCGGGCCACAGGGCTGGGCCAAGGTGGTCGACGATGCCGGCCTGACGAGGTTCGCCCGGTTGCTGCGGGACTATCACGACGCGGTGGCCGGCTTCCGGCCATCCGATGAGCTCAGCTGGTTCACCGGCGAGAGCGGCACCGGCAGCGACGAGTTGATCCGCCACGGCGACTTCGGTCCGTGGAACGTCGTCTGGCAAGGCGAACAGCCGGTGGGAATCCTTGATTGGGACTACGCTCGACCTGGCACCCGGCTCCACGACGTCGCCTACGCCTTGGAGTACGTCGCTCCCTTCCGAGACGACGCGGAGTGCCTTGAGTGGCTGCGTTATCCCCATTCTCCCCATCGGCGGCACCGCTTGGAGTTGTTCGCCGGCGTGTACGGCCTGACGTCCACGTCGGGATTGGTCGATGCTGTGATCGAGGTCCAGCGGGACGGCATCGAGCAGGTCCGGAAGCTGGCCGGCGCGGGATATCAGCCCCAGGTCGACTGGGTCGCCAAGGGCCTTCTGGTGGAGTTGACCAACAGGCTCGCCTGGAGCCGGGCCCATAGGCACATGTTCGAGTAG